A genome region from Halorussus pelagicus includes the following:
- a CDS encoding NAD(P)/FAD-dependent oxidoreductase, translating into MADDTYDVVVVGGGVAGRSAAIYTARNDLETLILDAGGSILRRNARLENYPGFPAGVDARLLLDAMADHAERAGCESREAEVTRVSRADDGGDDEATTGRRFVVETADGDSYRSRYVVAATKNATDYLEPLGALELVERGKTFVSTDERGRSSVEGLYAAGRLAGKPHQAIVAAGHGAEVAVTLLEDDDRPFYHDWVAPERYFTGRGRDVPPGCEEIDDAERERREADSLAVMGDYFADSRDDDPEMHPSVADEE; encoded by the coding sequence ACCTACGACGTGGTCGTCGTCGGCGGCGGCGTCGCGGGCCGCTCGGCGGCCATCTACACCGCGCGGAACGACCTCGAAACACTGATTCTGGACGCTGGCGGCTCCATCCTCCGGCGAAACGCCAGACTGGAGAACTATCCGGGATTCCCGGCGGGCGTGGACGCCCGTCTCCTGCTCGACGCGATGGCCGACCACGCCGAGCGCGCCGGGTGCGAGTCCCGAGAGGCGGAAGTGACGCGAGTGAGCAGGGCCGACGACGGCGGCGACGACGAAGCGACGACCGGTCGTCGCTTCGTCGTCGAGACCGCCGACGGTGACAGCTATCGGTCCCGGTACGTCGTCGCCGCGACGAAGAACGCGACCGACTACCTCGAACCGCTCGGCGCGCTGGAACTGGTCGAGCGCGGCAAGACGTTCGTCTCGACCGACGAGCGGGGACGGAGCAGCGTCGAGGGGCTGTACGCCGCCGGGCGACTCGCGGGCAAGCCTCATCAGGCTATCGTCGCCGCGGGACACGGGGCCGAAGTCGCGGTGACGCTACTAGAAGACGACGACCGACCATTCTACCACGACTGGGTGGCTCCCGAGCGGTACTTCACCGGACGCGGCCGCGACGTGCCGCCGGGATGCGAGGAAATCGACGACGCCGAGCGCGAGCGCCGCGAGGCCGACTCGCTTGCCGTGATGGGTGATTACTTCGCCGACTCCCGCGACGACGACCCGGAGATGCACCCGAGCGTGGCCGACGAGGAGTAG
- a CDS encoding DUF192 domain-containing protein produces the protein MDNRRAFWFGVGTLLVGGYVLFHAGLLPVPAGTDDRRSLRVTDCAGTEKVHLNAAVADSFAERYVGLSRTESLAPGEGLLLAYDENGSKGIAMRNMDFPLGVVFVSVDGEVTGIKTLDAADSPLSYHLLYETMSESGRYVVETNAGWAAERGVSVGDCVRWLSWSSRGT, from the coding sequence ATGGATAATCGGCGCGCGTTCTGGTTCGGGGTCGGCACGCTCCTCGTCGGCGGGTACGTCCTGTTTCACGCCGGTCTCCTCCCGGTGCCCGCCGGGACCGACGACCGCCGAAGCCTCCGGGTCACTGACTGCGCCGGAACCGAGAAGGTTCACCTCAACGCCGCGGTCGCGGACTCGTTCGCCGAGCGGTACGTGGGCCTGAGTCGAACCGAGTCGCTGGCTCCCGGCGAGGGCCTGCTCCTCGCGTACGACGAGAACGGGTCGAAGGGCATCGCCATGCGGAACATGGACTTCCCGCTGGGCGTGGTGTTCGTGTCCGTGGACGGCGAGGTTACGGGCATCAAGACGCTGGATGCGGCCGACTCTCCGTTGTCATACCACCTGCTGTACGAGACCATGTCGGAGTCGGGCCGGTACGTCGTGGAGACGAACGCTGGGTGGGCCGCAGAACGTGGGGTGTCGGTGGGCGACTGTGTTCGGTGGCTTTCGTGGTCTAGTCGCGGAACGTAG
- the mutS gene encoding DNA mismatch repair protein MutS, producing MDAALGPPEKMAENEDELTPMMSQYFELCREYDDSLVLFQVGDFYETFCEAAERTARLLEIALTQREDSTGTYPMAGIPIDSAESYIETLLDAGYRVAVADQVQDPEETTSVVDRAVTRIVTPGTLTEDELLDTEDNNFVACLTEDPDRYGLALLDVSTGDFYATSAEREETIADEVSRFAPAEAIVEPAAEDGAAFFDADCMVTPYDSAAFDSETARERVEAYFGSPDTLLVGDTEARNASSSTTAHDAEIRACGALLAYAEYTRGGKRASGHAGEDGHLDYLNHLTRYEPREYVLLDRVALSSLELFERRTVHGDADVTLLGVLDETACALGSRKLKDWLRRPLLEPDRIEARLDAVEAWTHDVQTREEARDLLRDVYDIERLVARISRGRANARDLRSLKTTLDVVPDLKAAMADFDAELLVELRDDLDELADVRELIGRAIREDPPREITEGDVIQRGYDEELDDLRETEREGKAWIDDLEQQERERTGIGSLKVGHNSVHGYYIEVTNPNLDAVPDDYERRQTLKNSERFYTPELKEREDEILRAESRADDLEHELFRDVRSTVAAESERVQAVADALARLDVLAALAEVAATRDYARPEIGGEGIHIEGGRHPVVERTQQSFVPNDAHLERAASPPSGERDTANAADSFAVITGPNMSGKSTYMRQVALITVLAQTGSFVPAASARIAPVDRIFTRVGASDDIAGGRSTFMVEMTELAAILESATDDSLVLLDEVGRGTSTTDGLAIARAVTEHVHDEVGALTLFATHHHELTETAEELPGAFNLHFAAEGTGEDVTFDHEVRRGAATASYGVQVAREAGVPDEVVGRARELLAEAESADVEPADERSADDSKDEPTADSPPKAVADGPEDELAARLREVDVATMTPLEAMNELAELTREVE from the coding sequence ATGGACGCGGCGCTGGGGCCTCCCGAGAAGATGGCCGAAAACGAGGACGAGCTGACGCCGATGATGAGCCAGTATTTCGAACTCTGTCGGGAGTACGACGACTCGCTCGTGCTGTTTCAGGTGGGCGATTTCTACGAGACGTTCTGCGAGGCCGCCGAGCGGACCGCTCGACTGCTCGAAATCGCGCTGACCCAGCGCGAGGACTCGACCGGCACCTACCCGATGGCGGGTATCCCCATCGACAGCGCCGAGTCGTACATCGAGACCCTGCTCGACGCGGGCTACCGGGTCGCGGTCGCCGACCAAGTGCAGGACCCCGAGGAGACCACGAGCGTCGTGGACCGGGCGGTGACCCGCATCGTGACGCCGGGCACGCTAACCGAAGACGAACTGCTCGACACCGAGGACAACAACTTCGTGGCCTGTCTGACCGAGGACCCCGACCGCTACGGACTGGCCCTGCTGGACGTTTCGACCGGCGATTTCTACGCGACCAGCGCCGAGCGCGAGGAGACCATCGCCGACGAGGTGAGTCGCTTCGCGCCCGCGGAGGCCATCGTGGAACCCGCCGCGGAAGACGGCGCGGCGTTCTTCGACGCCGACTGCATGGTCACACCCTACGACTCGGCGGCCTTCGACTCGGAGACGGCCCGCGAGCGCGTCGAAGCCTACTTCGGGTCGCCCGACACCCTGCTCGTCGGCGATACCGAAGCGCGAAACGCGTCGAGCAGTACGACGGCCCACGACGCCGAGATTCGTGCCTGCGGTGCCCTGCTGGCGTACGCCGAGTACACCCGCGGCGGAAAACGTGCCAGCGGGCACGCAGGCGAGGACGGCCACCTCGACTATCTCAATCACCTCACGCGCTACGAACCCCGCGAGTACGTCCTGTTGGACCGAGTGGCGCTCTCCAGCCTCGAACTGTTCGAGCGCCGGACGGTCCACGGCGACGCCGACGTGACCCTGCTCGGGGTGCTGGACGAGACCGCCTGCGCGCTCGGGAGCCGGAAGCTCAAAGACTGGCTCCGGCGACCCCTGCTGGAACCCGACCGCATCGAGGCCCGACTCGACGCCGTGGAAGCGTGGACTCACGACGTGCAGACCCGCGAGGAGGCGAGAGACCTGCTCCGGGATGTGTACGACATCGAGCGCCTCGTCGCCCGCATCTCGCGGGGGCGGGCCAACGCCCGCGACCTGCGGTCGCTGAAGACCACCCTCGACGTGGTGCCCGACCTGAAGGCCGCGATGGCCGACTTCGACGCCGAGTTGCTGGTCGAACTCCGCGACGACCTCGACGAACTCGCGGACGTGCGAGAGCTGATAGGCCGCGCTATCCGGGAGGACCCGCCCCGCGAAATCACCGAGGGCGACGTGATTCAGCGGGGCTACGACGAGGAACTGGACGACCTCCGCGAGACCGAGCGCGAGGGGAAAGCGTGGATAGACGACCTCGAACAGCAAGAGCGCGAACGGACCGGTATCGGCTCGCTGAAGGTCGGGCACAACTCGGTCCACGGCTACTACATCGAGGTGACGAACCCGAACCTCGACGCGGTGCCAGACGACTACGAGCGCAGACAGACGCTCAAAAACTCCGAGCGGTTCTACACGCCGGAACTCAAGGAGCGCGAGGACGAGATTCTGCGCGCCGAGAGTCGGGCCGACGACCTCGAACACGAACTGTTCCGAGACGTGCGCTCGACGGTCGCCGCCGAGTCCGAGCGCGTGCAGGCGGTCGCGGACGCGCTCGCCCGACTCGACGTGCTGGCCGCGCTGGCGGAGGTAGCGGCCACGCGCGACTACGCCCGCCCGGAAATCGGCGGCGAGGGAATCCACATCGAGGGCGGCCGCCACCCGGTCGTCGAGCGCACCCAACAGTCGTTCGTGCCCAACGACGCGCACCTCGAACGGGCGGCTTCGCCGCCGAGCGGTGAGCGTGACACTGCGAACGCCGCCGACTCCTTCGCGGTCATCACCGGGCCGAACATGTCGGGGAAATCGACGTACATGCGGCAGGTCGCGCTCATCACCGTCCTCGCCCAGACCGGGAGTTTCGTCCCGGCCGCGAGCGCCCGCATCGCGCCGGTGGACCGAATCTTCACCCGCGTCGGCGCGAGCGACGACATCGCGGGCGGGCGCTCGACGTTCATGGTCGAGATGACCGAACTCGCCGCGATTCTCGAAAGCGCGACCGACGACTCGTTGGTCCTGTTAGACGAGGTTGGACGGGGCACCAGTACGACCGACGGACTGGCCATCGCCCGCGCTGTGACCGAACACGTCCACGACGAGGTGGGCGCGCTCACGCTCTTTGCGACGCACCACCACGAACTGACCGAGACCGCCGAGGAACTGCCGGGCGCGTTCAACCTCCACTTTGCCGCGGAGGGAACCGGCGAGGACGTGACGTTCGACCACGAGGTTCGCCGGGGCGCGGCCACCGCCTCCTACGGCGTGCAGGTCGCCCGCGAGGCAGGGGTTCCCGACGAGGTGGTCGGGCGAGCGCGCGAATTGCTGGCGGAGGCGGAGTCGGCCGACGTGGAACCGGCGGACGAGAGGAGCGCCGACGACTCGAAGGACGAACCTACCGCCGATTCCCCGCCGAAGGCCGTCGCCGACGGTCCCGAGGACGAACTCGCCGCGCGCCTCCGCGAGGTGGACGTGGCGACGATGACGCCGCTGGAGGCGATGAACGAACTGGCCGAGTTGACGCGCGAAGTGGAGTGA
- a CDS encoding thioredoxin family protein: MTDALTTDKPVHLADADELDAFVAENDLALVDFYTKGCSLCQAIEPVVGNVARATDAAVGMLNPRDDLELVDTYDVRSVPTLLLFEDGELVGRMAEGFRGTEAVVEFVESRGRTE; this comes from the coding sequence GTGACTGACGCTCTCACCACCGACAAACCCGTCCACCTCGCCGACGCCGACGAACTGGACGCCTTCGTCGCCGAGAACGACCTCGCGCTGGTCGATTTCTACACGAAGGGCTGTTCGCTCTGTCAGGCCATCGAACCCGTGGTGGGCAACGTCGCGCGCGCCACCGACGCCGCGGTAGGGATGCTCAACCCCCGCGACGACCTCGAACTGGTCGATACCTACGACGTGCGGAGCGTGCCGACGCTCCTGCTGTTCGAGGACGGCGAGCTAGTCGGCAGGATGGCCGAGGGGTTCCGCGGGACCGAAGCGGTCGTGGAGTTCGTGGAGTCGCGCGGACGAACCGAGTGA
- a CDS encoding DsbA family oxidoreductase: MSQHSTDALAVYSDYVCPFCYLGKAAMEEYREETDDAPEVEWRFYDLRGYKRNPDGSIDHDVDDGKDDDYFAQARENINRLKERYDVEMNLDLSKNVDSWNAQQAALYVRQTEGKELFLDFHESVFDALWQDGRDIGDTDVLADLAESVGLDGREIRDATTDETLEAELRERFEQAQQAGVSGIPTFVYAGHAARGAIPPEQFERLVEGGE; encoded by the coding sequence ATGAGCCAGCACTCCACCGACGCGTTGGCGGTCTACTCCGACTACGTCTGTCCGTTCTGTTACCTCGGAAAAGCCGCGATGGAAGAGTACCGCGAGGAGACTGACGACGCGCCGGAGGTCGAGTGGCGCTTCTACGACCTCCGAGGGTACAAGCGCAACCCCGACGGGAGCATCGACCACGACGTAGACGACGGCAAGGACGACGACTATTTCGCGCAGGCCCGCGAGAACATCAATCGTCTCAAAGAGCGCTACGACGTGGAGATGAACCTCGACCTCTCGAAGAACGTCGATTCGTGGAACGCCCAGCAGGCCGCCCTCTACGTCCGCCAGACCGAGGGCAAGGAACTCTTCCTCGATTTCCACGAATCCGTCTTCGACGCGCTCTGGCAGGACGGCCGGGACATCGGCGACACCGACGTGCTGGCCGATCTCGCCGAGAGCGTCGGTCTCGACGGCCGGGAAATCCGGGACGCGACGACCGACGAGACGCTGGAAGCGGAACTCCGCGAGCGCTTCGAGCAGGCCCAACAGGCGGGCGTGTCGGGAATCCCGACGTTCGTCTACGCGGGCCACGCGGCGCGCGGTGCGATTCCGCCCGAGCAGTTCGAGCGACTGGTCGAAGGTGGCGAATAG